Proteins encoded in a region of the Devosia sp. RR2S18 genome:
- a CDS encoding lipopolysaccharide biosynthesis protein, protein MSKRVSRLTFVGIDQLVVSGGNFVTLALIARRTEMADFGIFAMIISGLLFLQGLVSAGISSPMQSLAPKYGSASWVRSFYFMVQLKTATVVLAAAALSVLMPLPSYAVVVLSFAAISQMQEFLRKLAYMDGDAAVSLSSSFIRHVAVVLGVLASQERLELHSIFSLFLLSSAISLLPFKRYLYLLSGASGGKHEIVNKTLRYVSWNVPSSILHWANGQFFIVATGIWVGVEAAAIMRAAQSILGLTHVGFHAAENILPPSFSRALNSGGLNRLRAKRNRFILLSVCCMLIAGVLLVVPSEYLLRVVFGEEYSGYSWVVQVIFLKYLLMSVALPLRLAFLAREWTQKVFSSYALGGVVTLCSIPLIWWGGIAGASAGYVGAQLIATAYLFRVGR, encoded by the coding sequence TTGAGCAAGCGCGTTTCGAGATTAACCTTCGTGGGCATTGATCAGCTAGTTGTTAGCGGAGGCAACTTCGTCACGCTCGCGCTGATTGCGCGTCGCACAGAAATGGCTGACTTTGGTATCTTTGCCATGATAATCTCCGGCTTGTTGTTCCTGCAAGGCTTAGTAAGTGCGGGCATAAGCTCTCCCATGCAGAGTTTGGCACCGAAATACGGAAGTGCAAGCTGGGTAAGGAGCTTTTACTTCATGGTGCAGCTCAAGACCGCTACCGTTGTGCTCGCAGCCGCCGCACTGAGCGTTCTGATGCCTCTGCCAAGCTACGCAGTTGTTGTCCTTAGTTTCGCAGCGATCTCGCAAATGCAAGAATTTCTAAGGAAGCTCGCCTATATGGATGGAGATGCCGCAGTCTCCCTATCCTCAAGCTTTATCAGGCACGTCGCTGTCGTACTGGGTGTCCTAGCATCACAGGAAAGGCTCGAGCTACACAGTATTTTCTCCCTTTTTCTACTGAGCTCAGCGATATCACTCCTACCGTTTAAAAGATATTTATATCTACTTAGTGGCGCATCAGGAGGCAAACATGAGATTGTGAATAAAACTCTAAGATATGTGTCTTGGAACGTGCCTTCATCGATATTGCACTGGGCGAATGGGCAATTTTTTATTGTAGCTACTGGAATCTGGGTTGGTGTAGAAGCCGCTGCGATAATGCGAGCGGCTCAATCGATACTGGGTTTAACACACGTCGGGTTCCATGCGGCAGAGAATATTCTCCCTCCTAGCTTCTCTCGGGCTTTGAATAGTGGTGGACTGAATCGATTGCGGGCGAAGAGGAATAGATTCATCCTCCTATCGGTCTGTTGCATGCTGATTGCGGGGGTGCTGCTGGTTGTTCCCTCTGAATACCTGCTTCGGGTGGTATTTGGAGAGGAATATTCTGGCTATTCGTGGGTAGTTCAAGTGATATTCCTCAAGTACCTCCTCATGTCTGTGGCGCTGCCGCTGCGGCTTGCCTTTCTGGCGCGCGAGTGGACGCAGAAGGTGTTTAGTAGCTACGCACTTGGGGGGGTGGTCACTCTTTGCAGCATCCCTCTAATCTGGTGGGGCGGGATCGCAGGAGCATCGGCGGGGTACGTGGGGGCGCAACTGATTGCGACAGCGTATTTGTTCAGGGTAGGCCGCTGA
- a CDS encoding phosphotransferase, whose protein sequence is MASAQGEWLVEPLNVGPLLSKAPSSTRRAFLVEVFCRIDRSAKRELDTLQRNNWFNEIALLSADRAWAFNFSEAAMILTSASSSLIHGDLWGENVVVSGQGPKLIDFDKVSIAPTFVDPLTMILLEARMRRSDLLTDYLAGTYDRYLSRLYSSSTVASAEQLRRVSFMGWLAWARSLGWIDQRSLVRFQALYGSCFRPTLRQR, encoded by the coding sequence ATGGCCAGCGCTCAAGGGGAATGGCTAGTAGAGCCACTTAATGTGGGACCATTGCTCTCAAAGGCACCGTCTTCGACGCGGAGGGCGTTCCTGGTAGAAGTCTTCTGCAGAATTGACCGCTCCGCGAAGCGAGAGCTTGACACTCTGCAGAGAAATAACTGGTTCAACGAGATTGCCCTCCTTAGCGCAGACCGCGCCTGGGCTTTCAACTTTTCTGAAGCAGCCATGATACTAACCAGCGCAAGCTCGAGTCTTATTCACGGAGATCTTTGGGGTGAGAATGTCGTCGTTTCGGGGCAAGGTCCGAAGCTCATTGATTTCGACAAAGTCTCGATAGCACCGACATTTGTCGACCCGCTTACCATGATCCTTTTAGAGGCTCGAATGCGTCGGTCGGACCTGCTAACTGACTACCTCGCAGGAACTTACGACCGCTACTTGTCAAGACTGTATAGCAGCAGTACTGTCGCGAGCGCCGAACAGTTGCGCCGAGTCTCGTTCATGGGCTGGTTAGCCTGGGCTAGGTCCCTAGGTTGGATCGATCAGCGTTCGCTAGTTCGCTTCCAAGCTCTGTACGGTAGCTGCTTCCGCCCAACACTGAGGCAGCGTTAG
- a CDS encoding FkbM family methyltransferase encodes MEPKRPLIRIGGSADGAYLLPDDLEDISCAFSPGVGAKSLFEYELAERNMKVFMADYSVSGPAMEHPNFRFVRRYLGSHVSPVHLTLTDWVKQTVPETASEQDLLIQMDIEGSEYEVLANTPIELLSRFRHIVVEFHDLGELFGHQRHSLMRLAFERLLQNHRVTHIHPNNCCGVVKFQQLEIPDVMEFTFSRKDRLTGAPAKTSLPHPLDIVNVPERPALTLPQCWAEAATVQSLEAN; translated from the coding sequence ATGGAGCCGAAGCGGCCGCTCATTCGCATTGGAGGCAGCGCAGATGGCGCTTACCTGCTGCCCGACGATCTGGAGGACATCAGTTGCGCGTTCTCACCTGGAGTAGGGGCTAAATCGCTCTTCGAGTATGAACTTGCCGAAAGGAACATGAAGGTATTTATGGCCGATTATTCGGTGAGTGGACCTGCGATGGAACATCCCAATTTTCGATTCGTCAGGCGGTACTTGGGATCGCATGTGTCCCCTGTTCATTTGACTCTGACCGACTGGGTCAAGCAGACTGTACCTGAAACAGCTTCAGAGCAAGACTTGCTGATTCAGATGGATATAGAAGGGTCGGAGTACGAGGTGCTTGCAAATACGCCGATCGAGTTGCTTTCGAGGTTTAGACACATAGTCGTGGAGTTTCATGATTTGGGTGAATTATTTGGTCATCAGAGACATTCACTTATGAGGCTCGCCTTTGAGCGACTGCTGCAGAATCATCGGGTAACTCATATACACCCAAACAATTGCTGCGGTGTCGTGAAATTTCAGCAGTTGGAAATACCAGATGTGATGGAGTTTACGTTCTCTCGCAAAGACAGGCTAACGGGTGCGCCAGCCAAAACATCGCTGCCGCACCCCCTCGACATTGTCAACGTACCAGAGCGTCCTGCGCTAACGCTGCCTCAGTGTTGGGCGGAAGCAGCTACCGTACAGAGCTTGGAAGCGAACTAG
- a CDS encoding WecB/TagA/CpsF family glycosyltransferase, with the protein MKVRELSAFSKLESYDVLGVPVSAVTPECVARIIQSWASDDAGRMVTAPDVSNVVRAQDDPLLMSVHRNANLVLPDGTPLVWIGKRRGVRVERTCGPDTMDFLMSQPSLKHYLYGGKPGVSEMVKAHFQRKYPQVQIVGHQTPPYHELTEGELAELSGEIEKASADVVWIGLSSPKQEYLMQRLVRHTSCTLLAVGAAFDFHAGTVRRAPAWMQKSGLEWLWRLIQDPARLWPRYILLAPRFVWLTAIRRKT; encoded by the coding sequence ATGAAAGTCAGAGAACTGAGTGCATTCTCCAAGTTGGAGAGCTACGATGTTTTAGGTGTACCGGTCAGTGCTGTAACTCCGGAGTGTGTCGCTCGAATAATTCAGAGCTGGGCCTCAGATGATGCGGGCCGCATGGTAACTGCGCCAGATGTGAGTAATGTCGTCAGAGCGCAGGACGATCCCTTATTGATGAGCGTCCACCGGAACGCCAATCTCGTACTCCCCGACGGCACTCCACTAGTTTGGATCGGCAAAAGGCGAGGTGTTCGTGTAGAGCGAACCTGCGGGCCTGACACAATGGACTTCTTAATGTCGCAGCCAAGCCTTAAGCACTACCTTTACGGTGGCAAGCCGGGCGTAAGCGAAATGGTGAAAGCACATTTTCAGCGGAAGTATCCGCAAGTCCAAATTGTTGGTCATCAAACGCCGCCTTATCATGAGCTCACCGAAGGGGAGCTGGCCGAACTGAGCGGAGAGATTGAAAAGGCGTCAGCTGATGTTGTTTGGATTGGACTTTCATCTCCAAAGCAGGAGTACTTGATGCAAAGGCTTGTGAGGCATACGTCCTGTACGTTGCTAGCCGTGGGAGCCGCATTTGACTTCCATGCCGGCACAGTAAGGCGTGCGCCAGCCTGGATGCAAAAGAGCGGCTTAGAATGGCTTTGGCGCTTGATCCAAGATCCCGCCCGTTTGTGGCCGAGATACATTTTACTAGCGCCTCGGTTTGTCTGGTTGACCGCCATCAGAAGAAAAACATGA
- a CDS encoding NAD-dependent epimerase/dehydratase family protein, whose protein sequence is MKTALVLGAGGFIGNHLVTRLKTDGAWVRGVDLKFPEFSETLADDFVIGDLRQPDFCDRVIDRRFDEIYQLAADMGGAGYIFTGEHDANIMHNSATINLNIADRAHKRNNKRIFYSSSACMYPAYNQEDPANPNCKEHSAYPAAPDSEYGWEKLFSERLFLAYNRNHAMNNRVARYHNIFGPEGTWQGGKEKAPAAVCRKVAEAADNGEIEVWGDGTQTRSFLFIDECIEGTIRLMQSEFEGPVNIGSDEMVSINQLVDTVADIAGKHLHKNHVPGPIGVRGRNSDNNLIAEKLGWRPSQPLVKGLEKTYAWIERQVRKNKS, encoded by the coding sequence ATGAAGACAGCACTTGTTTTGGGCGCGGGCGGTTTCATTGGCAATCATTTAGTCACCAGATTGAAGACAGATGGCGCTTGGGTTCGTGGTGTAGATCTTAAGTTTCCAGAGTTTAGCGAGACCCTAGCGGACGATTTCGTTATTGGCGACCTCCGCCAGCCGGATTTTTGCGACCGGGTCATAGATCGTCGGTTCGACGAGATATATCAACTTGCCGCTGACATGGGGGGGGCGGGCTACATTTTTACCGGCGAACACGACGCAAACATCATGCACAACTCGGCTACCATCAACCTCAATATAGCCGATCGAGCTCACAAGCGAAATAACAAGCGGATCTTCTATTCCTCGTCCGCTTGTATGTACCCTGCCTACAATCAAGAAGATCCCGCCAACCCCAATTGCAAGGAACACTCTGCCTATCCGGCCGCACCCGACAGTGAGTATGGCTGGGAGAAGTTGTTTTCTGAGCGGCTATTTCTAGCGTACAATCGCAATCACGCGATGAACAATCGCGTGGCAAGGTATCATAATATATTTGGCCCTGAAGGTACATGGCAAGGCGGCAAAGAGAAAGCGCCAGCTGCCGTTTGCCGCAAAGTAGCAGAAGCCGCTGATAATGGGGAAATCGAAGTATGGGGGGACGGCACTCAGACCCGTTCCTTCCTCTTTATCGACGAGTGCATCGAAGGTACTATTCGCCTGATGCAATCCGAGTTCGAGGGGCCCGTGAACATAGGCTCAGACGAGATGGTCAGCATCAACCAGTTGGTAGACACCGTAGCGGACATTGCCGGCAAGCATTTGCACAAGAACCACGTCCCTGGGCCTATCGGGGTACGTGGCCGTAACTCAGACAACAACCTCATTGCTGAGAAGCTGGGATGGCGTCCATCCCAACCACTGGTCAAAGGCTTAGAGAAAACTTATGCTTGGATCGAGCGGCAGGTTCGAAAGAACAAGAGCTGA
- a CDS encoding IS256 family transposase, with amino-acid sequence MSRRKEPAIPNELLDQLLAGGAASAAFEQGGLLDSLKKALTERALNAEMDHHLASGEGAGNMRNGYGRKTVTTETGKLEIDVPRDRQSSFDPQLIAKYQRRFPGFDDKIVSMYARGMSTREIAGHLRDLYGIDVSADLISTVTDAVLDEVATWQQRPLDPVYPLIFFDAIRVKIRDEGMVRNKAIHIALGVRADGAKEVLGLWLEQNEGAKFWLRVMNELRNRGTEDILLAVVDGLKGFPEAITAVFPETVVQTCIVHLLRNSMDFVSWKDRKGLATALKDIYRATDADAAEKALADFDAGSWGQRYPAIGQSWRRAWSEVIPFFAFPDEVRRIVYTTNAIEALNSKLRRAVRARGHFPSDDAATKLLYLILNRSEKEWKMPPREWSMAKAQFAVIFGERFIRAMAA; translated from the coding sequence ATGTCGCGACGCAAAGAACCTGCCATACCGAACGAACTTCTCGACCAGCTCCTGGCTGGCGGTGCGGCCAGTGCGGCGTTTGAACAAGGCGGTCTGCTGGATTCGCTGAAGAAGGCGCTGACTGAGCGTGCCCTGAACGCAGAGATGGACCACCACCTCGCCAGTGGTGAGGGCGCTGGCAACATGCGGAACGGCTATGGCCGCAAAACCGTGACGACCGAGACCGGCAAGTTGGAGATCGATGTGCCGCGCGACCGGCAGTCGAGCTTTGATCCGCAACTGATCGCCAAGTACCAGCGCCGCTTCCCAGGGTTCGACGACAAGATCGTGTCGATGTACGCCCGCGGCATGAGCACCAGGGAGATCGCCGGGCACCTGCGCGATCTGTATGGCATCGATGTATCAGCGGACCTGATCAGCACCGTGACGGACGCTGTGCTTGATGAAGTCGCCACCTGGCAGCAACGGCCGCTTGACCCGGTTTATCCGCTGATCTTCTTCGATGCGATCCGGGTCAAGATCCGCGACGAAGGCATGGTGCGTAACAAGGCGATCCATATTGCTCTGGGAGTGCGCGCCGATGGCGCCAAGGAAGTGCTCGGCCTCTGGCTCGAGCAGAATGAAGGTGCCAAGTTCTGGCTGCGGGTGATGAACGAGCTCAGGAACCGCGGCACCGAGGACATCCTCTTGGCCGTTGTTGATGGGCTCAAGGGCTTCCCCGAGGCAATTACCGCCGTATTCCCCGAGACCGTGGTTCAGACCTGCATCGTCCATCTCCTGCGCAACTCGATGGACTTTGTCTCCTGGAAAGACCGCAAGGGACTGGCAACGGCGCTCAAGGACATCTACCGCGCGACCGATGCCGATGCTGCCGAAAAGGCGCTCGCGGACTTCGATGCCGGCTCTTGGGGGCAGCGCTATCCCGCCATCGGCCAGAGCTGGCGGCGCGCCTGGAGCGAGGTCATCCCGTTCTTTGCCTTCCCTGACGAGGTCCGCAGGATCGTCTACACCACCAACGCCATAGAGGCGCTAAACTCAAAGCTCCGGCGGGCGGTCAGGGCCAGGGGACACTTCCCCAGCGATGATGCCGCCACCAAGCTGCTTTACCTGATCTTGAACCGATCAGAGAAAGAGTGGAAAATGCCGCCACGTGAGTGGTCAATGGCCAAGGCGCAGTTTGCTGTCATCTTTGGCGAGCGCTTCATCAGGGCCATGGCGGCGTAA
- a CDS encoding O-antigen ligase family protein has protein sequence MALWACLILVALAPIPLGSVRPLAWGVWCTYLGTLLAAYSLLMHSSGANLRVPLREIGLPGVLFALMLLWLLVQVLPLGRVVGDFPIEGISGLVSLAPTISIDPAATILMFVRHASYGVLFFLVLQAVANPGRRETAIAVVLISCLAYALLGIVALQTGDWILGVDKWAHHGSATGPFVNRNSFATYLAFGCVIASAQLSQHLSARFGRQLEDDGAIPYNLSSILLYALAMLFLLAVIVASQSRMGLTAAAIGATVVFTAMALRSLQTLPAVAAGIALLLAIGMAAIALFGEGIFDRFQTVESSAEVRFQLYYQVLQLIRLRPWSGFGGGAFELAFPLVHQFPVSVDFNWNRAHNSYLSLWSELGLVAGSLPLAVIALIGWRSATAPRTCEADWRSRSIAIGAIAVAAVHSLFDFSLEIQANAVLFVFLLALGFPARSRAQS, from the coding sequence GTGGCGCTCTGGGCCTGCCTCATACTTGTAGCACTCGCTCCTATACCCCTCGGGAGCGTGCGGCCACTAGCTTGGGGCGTCTGGTGTACCTACCTGGGCACGCTGCTGGCAGCATATAGTTTGCTCATGCATAGCAGCGGAGCGAATCTCCGGGTGCCTCTGCGCGAAATTGGACTCCCTGGGGTGCTATTCGCCCTCATGCTTTTGTGGCTCCTTGTGCAAGTACTGCCGCTTGGAAGAGTTGTGGGTGACTTTCCGATTGAGGGGATTTCCGGGCTTGTCTCCCTTGCGCCAACCATCAGCATTGACCCGGCGGCTACAATTCTCATGTTTGTTCGCCATGCCAGCTACGGCGTGCTCTTCTTCCTTGTTTTACAAGCGGTCGCTAACCCCGGCCGGCGGGAGACAGCTATTGCTGTGGTCCTCATCTCGTGCTTGGCTTACGCATTGCTCGGCATTGTCGCCCTCCAGACCGGCGATTGGATTCTAGGCGTGGACAAATGGGCCCATCACGGTTCTGCCACAGGTCCTTTTGTCAACCGCAACAGCTTTGCAACTTATCTGGCATTTGGCTGTGTGATCGCGTCCGCTCAGCTTTCGCAGCACCTGTCAGCGCGATTTGGCCGTCAACTCGAGGACGACGGAGCTATTCCCTACAATTTGAGCTCGATCCTGCTCTACGCCCTCGCCATGCTCTTTCTGCTTGCGGTTATCGTCGCTTCCCAGTCTAGAATGGGGCTTACTGCCGCCGCTATCGGGGCGACCGTTGTGTTTACCGCCATGGCACTGCGCTCCCTTCAGACTCTACCGGCGGTCGCCGCCGGAATCGCATTGCTTCTGGCGATCGGTATGGCCGCTATTGCTCTCTTCGGTGAAGGCATCTTCGACCGCTTCCAGACCGTAGAGTCATCTGCCGAAGTGAGATTCCAGCTCTACTACCAGGTGCTGCAGCTGATCCGGCTGCGCCCCTGGAGCGGTTTTGGGGGTGGCGCTTTCGAACTGGCGTTCCCACTGGTTCACCAATTTCCGGTCAGTGTCGACTTCAATTGGAACAGGGCACATAACAGCTATCTCTCCCTCTGGAGCGAACTCGGCCTGGTCGCCGGCAGCCTGCCCCTTGCCGTCATAGCGCTGATCGGCTGGCGCAGTGCAACCGCACCGAGAACCTGCGAGGCTGACTGGCGCTCCCGCTCTATCGCGATCGGGGCAATAGCGGTGGCTGCAGTGCACTCTCTGTTCGACTTCAGTCTGGAAATTCAGGCGAACGCAGTCCTTTTTGTTTTCCTTCTGGCGCTTGGTTTCCCTGCGCGCTCAAGGGCACAGTCGTAA
- a CDS encoding metallophosphoesterase family protein codes for MSIFDGLFRSRSATYFRSHLRLQQWPAAVYAIGDVHGCLDAFLQMEQLISVDAVPFAGHKLIVLLGDYVDRGPRSADVLSRLIAPPPPGFTRVALAGNHEEMMLNAHAGNDVRAWLDLGGNETLKSYGIDDEAFAVAPRRMQKQLLDAHIPAEHLSFLHNLPLTLRIDQTVLVHAGIRRNIPLDQQSSGDLLWIRHEFLETEAIDGLTVIHGHSPSEKVEITPGRIGVDTGAFATGRLSAVRLVPGLEPVILTTSS; via the coding sequence ATGAGCATCTTCGACGGACTGTTTCGTTCAAGAAGCGCTACTTACTTTCGTAGCCATCTGCGCCTACAGCAATGGCCGGCAGCAGTTTACGCCATCGGCGATGTTCATGGCTGCCTGGACGCGTTCTTGCAGATGGAACAGTTAATCTCCGTGGACGCAGTGCCGTTTGCTGGACACAAGCTGATCGTGCTCCTCGGTGATTACGTGGATCGCGGTCCGCGCTCTGCCGACGTTCTCTCCCGCCTGATTGCTCCCCCACCGCCCGGTTTCACCCGTGTTGCTCTGGCCGGAAACCACGAGGAGATGATGTTGAACGCGCATGCGGGGAACGATGTCCGAGCCTGGTTGGACCTCGGTGGAAACGAAACCTTAAAGTCCTATGGAATCGATGATGAAGCGTTTGCGGTGGCCCCCCGGCGTATGCAGAAGCAACTTCTTGATGCACATATTCCCGCTGAGCATCTAAGCTTTCTCCATAATCTCCCGCTCACTCTCAGGATAGACCAAACAGTTTTGGTTCACGCCGGAATAAGGCGGAATATCCCGTTGGACCAGCAGTCCTCTGGCGATTTACTGTGGATCCGTCACGAGTTCCTAGAGACGGAAGCGATAGACGGCCTCACGGTAATTCATGGTCACTCCCCAAGTGAGAAGGTAGAGATAACCCCGGGGCGCATCGGCGTAGACACGGGCGCCTTTGCGACCGGCCGCCTTTCGGCGGTGCGATTGGTGCCCGGATTGGAACCCGTAATCTTGACTACAAGTTCCTGA
- a CDS encoding GumC family protein: MQELVQNWSPSLRQRLLEFLRLDSAEPLSAGEAVTAALQTLREALTVQRVGLTYVVSVQARSPDPERAAELANAVAQAYVDEQLRSKIDNVLSARQIMQEQVADARQNIVASEGAFDLYIESNMARIVADTGRTDLARMQAEIGQLSEARTQSAVRADSLEASLAEDNFAGIVQNLQNQAAIELGQRRQRLSQQITTASPAVALDLEAELASIDEQIRAAAVNEVNALEAQVAQNQEEEQQTRQQLRSAIASSGLSADILTELFDLQQGADLSRQQYQRLLSLERDLATRASLQVADSRIVSPALPSARPVFPNPALILASAGLAAFGLGVLLAFVYENLIGGFTRAEQAEAVLKARMPSAIPRQKGTAAEISAMIVHAPMSAFAEAVRRLRAAIDQWRPPMNASSTAKQSQVIMVTSTEPNEGKTTTAVSLARSYATGGRRVLLIDADLRKPGIHRQVGVDPSMGLLEYLSAAPEDAPEIAAVITSDPLSNATLLLGSNRSGVPTDDLVSLPAFERLIEDSKRTFDIIVVDTPPVGPVVDALYIAPLANTVVFVTKWASTAQRDAKSALDSIRVSAPDAQALVVLNQVSESRLAYRRKYGGYYAQV; the protein is encoded by the coding sequence GTGCAAGAACTTGTTCAGAATTGGAGCCCATCTCTGCGCCAACGACTGCTTGAATTTCTGCGCCTTGACAGTGCCGAGCCTCTCTCCGCGGGTGAAGCCGTTACCGCCGCGCTTCAAACCCTTCGAGAAGCTCTCACCGTCCAGCGCGTCGGGCTGACCTACGTGGTTTCGGTTCAGGCGCGCTCACCGGATCCGGAGCGCGCAGCGGAACTCGCCAATGCAGTCGCGCAAGCCTACGTCGATGAGCAGCTCCGCTCCAAGATCGATAACGTCTTGTCCGCACGCCAGATCATGCAGGAGCAAGTGGCGGACGCTCGACAAAACATTGTAGCTTCTGAGGGCGCCTTCGACCTCTATATTGAAAGCAATATGGCTCGTATCGTCGCTGATACCGGACGCACTGACCTCGCGCGAATGCAGGCGGAGATTGGCCAGCTTAGTGAAGCGCGCACGCAGTCGGCGGTACGGGCGGACAGCCTCGAAGCGAGCCTAGCGGAAGACAATTTTGCCGGTATAGTGCAGAATCTGCAAAATCAAGCAGCCATAGAACTCGGGCAGCGTCGGCAACGCCTTTCCCAACAGATCACCACCGCCTCACCGGCAGTAGCTTTGGATCTGGAGGCTGAACTAGCCAGCATCGATGAACAGATTCGCGCCGCCGCCGTCAACGAAGTGAACGCTCTCGAAGCTCAAGTTGCCCAAAATCAGGAAGAGGAACAGCAAACACGTCAGCAACTGCGCAGCGCGATTGCTTCGAGCGGCCTCTCGGCCGACATTCTCACCGAGCTGTTTGATCTGCAGCAAGGCGCCGACCTGTCCCGTCAACAGTATCAACGATTGCTAAGCCTGGAGCGGGACTTAGCAACTCGTGCCAGCCTGCAGGTCGCCGACAGCCGCATCGTGTCCCCTGCCCTGCCAAGCGCCCGGCCGGTTTTCCCAAACCCTGCTCTTATTCTGGCGTCGGCCGGACTTGCCGCATTTGGACTAGGTGTGCTTCTCGCCTTCGTCTATGAGAACCTGATCGGCGGTTTCACCCGTGCAGAACAAGCAGAAGCAGTGCTGAAGGCAAGAATGCCATCAGCAATTCCTCGGCAGAAGGGCACCGCCGCCGAGATATCTGCAATGATAGTCCACGCTCCGATGTCAGCTTTCGCGGAAGCCGTGCGCCGCCTCCGCGCCGCGATAGACCAGTGGCGTCCTCCTATGAACGCGTCTTCTACGGCCAAACAGTCGCAGGTCATCATGGTCACCTCCACCGAACCTAACGAGGGCAAAACCACAACGGCAGTGTCCTTGGCCCGCTCCTATGCGACGGGCGGCAGACGAGTACTGTTGATCGATGCAGATCTACGCAAGCCGGGAATTCATCGTCAGGTAGGGGTCGATCCTTCGATGGGGCTTCTCGAGTATCTCAGTGCCGCGCCGGAAGATGCCCCGGAGATCGCAGCCGTTATCACGAGTGACCCCCTCTCCAACGCCACTTTGCTGCTCGGCTCCAACCGAAGCGGTGTTCCAACTGACGATCTGGTATCATTGCCAGCTTTCGAGCGCTTGATAGAAGACTCCAAGAGAACCTTCGACATCATCGTTGTCGATACGCCGCCCGTCGGCCCGGTGGTCGACGCCCTCTATATAGCGCCTTTGGCCAATACGGTGGTTTTCGTTACTAAATGGGCTAGTACAGCTCAGCGGGACGCCAAGTCAGCACTAGACAGCATTAGAGTATCTGCTCCCGATGCTCAGGCTCTCGTAGTGTTGAACCAGGTTAGTGAATCCCGTTTAGCCTACCGGCGGAAATATGGGGGGTATTATGCGCAGGTTTGA
- a CDS encoding sugar transferase — MSSAESFSEAELRQGSIALVADGFRSGDLAALNDNLASPGSTEQFWLESPSDIEVSSAFFGWQGRVKRAFDIVGAAAALVLLAPFLILVAAAILFESRGPIIFVQRREGRDNEPFCALKFRTMSAELCDPSGVRQTIEGDPRVTPLGSFLRRTSIDELPQLLNVLRGEMSLVGPRPHVSDMLAGGISYRELVPYYDRRLLVRPGLTGLAQARGLRGPTVDSSLARRRIDCDLFYVQNFSLWLDIKIIAMTFRQEFGGGSGA; from the coding sequence GTGAGTAGCGCCGAATCTTTCAGCGAAGCAGAACTCCGCCAAGGCTCGATTGCCTTGGTAGCGGATGGCTTCAGAAGCGGCGACTTAGCGGCTCTCAATGATAACTTGGCCTCGCCCGGTTCGACGGAGCAATTCTGGCTTGAATCTCCCTCAGATATCGAGGTATCAAGCGCTTTCTTCGGATGGCAGGGGCGGGTCAAGCGAGCTTTCGACATAGTGGGGGCGGCTGCTGCGTTGGTCTTGCTCGCGCCTTTCCTGATACTGGTCGCGGCAGCCATTCTATTCGAAAGTCGTGGCCCGATTATCTTCGTGCAGCGGCGCGAAGGAAGAGATAATGAGCCTTTTTGCGCTCTTAAGTTCCGCACCATGAGCGCGGAACTTTGCGATCCGAGCGGAGTGCGCCAGACCATTGAGGGCGATCCTCGGGTGACGCCGTTGGGCAGCTTCCTTCGCCGGACGAGCATCGATGAATTGCCTCAGCTTCTCAACGTGCTTAGGGGAGAGATGTCACTGGTGGGGCCGCGCCCGCATGTCAGCGATATGCTCGCTGGGGGCATCTCATATCGCGAACTTGTGCCATATTATGATCGACGCTTGCTAGTGCGTCCCGGTCTCACCGGGCTAGCACAGGCTAGGGGTCTTCGCGGACCTACGGTTGATAGCTCGTTAGCTAGGCGTCGAATAGACTGCGATCTTTTCTATGTTCAGAACTTCAGCCTTTGGCTCGACATTAAAATTATTGCTATGACCTTTAGGCAGGAATTTGGTGGTGGCTCAGGCGCCTGA